From the genome of Fusarium keratoplasticum isolate Fu6.1 chromosome 11, whole genome shotgun sequence, one region includes:
- a CDS encoding Amino-oxidase domain-containing protein: MYMGMSPFDAPATYSLLQYTELAEGILYPKGGFHRVVECLVKVGQRLGVEYRLSTSVQSISIDKATRKTNGVILEDGTLLPADIVVSIADLVYTYNNLLPEASYARSLSKREASCSSISFYWSISKVIPKLQAHNIFLADDYRESFDSIFKQHLIPAEPSFYVNVPSRVDPSAAPEGKDSIVVLVPVGHLLSDKSGTHRGTSKSANSTEETVASDQDWDSMVSLARKTIIATIQSRIGVDLSPLIKHETVNTPYTWQDKFNLDKGTILGLSHSFFNVLSFRPGTQHSQFKNLYFVGASTHPGTGVPICIAGSKIVAEQILQNAGFSDGEIPWTAVYYERGRGELDRLQSQYFLGLRGTWFIVLIVTLTVAYFFTIVK, encoded by the exons ATGTACATGGGCATGAGTCCGTTTGATGCACCGGCGACGTATAGCTTGTTGCAGTACACAGAGTTGGCAGAGGGAATTTTGTACCCAAAAGGCGGGTTTCATAGA GTTGTAGAATGCCTTGTCAAGGTCGGCCAGCGACTGGGTGTGGAATACCGCCTGTCCACCTCAGTACAATCTATTTCCATCGACAAGGCCACGAGGAAAACCAATGGAGTCATCCTTGAAGACGGAACCCTCCTCCCGGCAGACATCGTGGTCTCGATTGCGGACCTTGTCTACACATACAACAATCTTCTACCGGAAGCCTCCTATGCGCGCTCTCTGTCCAAGCGCGAGGCATCCTGTAGCAGTATCTCATTTTACTGGTCGATTTCGAAGGTAATTCCGAAGCTCCAGGCTCACAACATCTTTCTTGCGGACGACTACCGAGAGTCCTTTGACAGTATCTTCAAGCAACATCTCATCCCGGCGGAGCCGTCCTTCTATGTCAACGTTCCTTCGCGGGTGGATCCGTCGGCCGCCCCAGAAGGCAAAGACTCCATCGTCGTGTTAGTTCCCGTGGGTCACCTGCTGTCGGACAAGTCAGGAACACATAGGGGCACATCCAAGTCAGCCAATAGCACGGAAGAGACCGTCGCCTCGGATCAGGACTGGGACTCTATGGTATCACTTGCCCGCAAAACGATAATCGCAACTATTCAATCCCGAATTGGCGTGGACTTATCCCCTCTCATCAAGCACGAAACTGTTAATACTCCATACACATGGCAAGACAAATTCAACCTAGACAAGGGAACTATCCTGGGATTAAGTCACTCCTTCTTCAATGTCCTTTCTTTCCGGCCCGGGACTCAACACTCGCAGTTCAAAAATCTCTACTTTGTTGGGGCAAGTACGCATCCAGGAACTGGAGTTCCAATCTGTATTGCTGGCAGCAAGATCGTTGCCGAACAGATTCTTCAAAACGCAGGGTTCTCGGATGGCGAGATCCCATGGACTGCAGTGTACTATGAGAGGGGGCGGGGCGAGCTGGATAGGCTACAGAGCCAATATTTCCTTGGCCTACGAGGCACATGGTTCATTGTGCTGATCGTAACACTGACCGTGGCCTATTTCTTCACCATTGTTAAGTAG
- a CDS encoding Bifunctional lycopene cyclase/phytoene synthase, whose product MVWDYALVHVKYTIPVGICLALVYRPLLSRMGMYKIGFLIAGAVISTIPWDSYLIRQKIWTYPPGAIVGPTVQDIPAEEVFFFFIQTFNTSLLYLILSKTTVHSIYLDRGRSSHRIVGQAILVFAILYGLAAVHNGGEGTYLGLILIWACPFILLLWSLASDFLVHLPLASTVIPILVPTLYLWMVDTFPLRRGTWSITSGTKHSIEVWKGLDIEEAIFFLLTNTMIVFGHVAFDNALAILDTFPERFRHHTGLPSPPLLIQTLLLPKAKYDKERIAGLVNATTLLSKKSRSFYLASGVFEGKLRMDLIRLYAFCRAADDLVDEATSVDEARLWIERLERFLQLAFGQKSSTSELDDYVRNQFPEPIQQALLQLPTDYLPNQPLHDLLKGFETDLLFATSFPIATTEDLDLYASRVAGTVAELCNCLILWHYYPDISEESRSRIVNGGVQMGIALQYVNMARDIAVDAGMGRVYVPSTWLSESGLETQDVVQTPSGSSVEGLRQRLLDRAFAKYELARGAIDELPPEVRGPIRVAVESYMEIGRVLREPGYSVRAGKATVPLWRRIRVAWSALNQ is encoded by the exons ATGGTGTGGGACTATGCGTTGGT GCATGTCAAGTACACAATTCCCGTTGGGATTTGTCTTGCTCTCGTTTACAGGCCGCTACTATCGCGAATGGGCATGTACAAGATTGGGTTTTTGATAGCG GGAGCAGTGATTTCAACCAT CCCGTGGGATTCATATCTCATTAGGCAGAAGATCTGGACATATCCTCCAGGCGCCATCGTCGGTCCAACGGTCCAGGACATTCCAGCTGAAGAagttttcttctttttcatcCAAACGTTCAATACTTCTCTACTTTATCTCATCCTAAGTAAAACTACGGTTCATTCCATCTATCTAGATAGAGGACGTAGTTCCCATAGAATCGTCGGTCAGGCCATACTCGTATTTGCAATTCTATATGGCCTCGCGGCAGTTCACAATGGTGGAGAAGGTACCTACCTAGGCCTCATCTTGATATGGGCTTGTCCTTTCATCCTCTTACTATG GAGTCTTGCGTCTGACTTCTTGGTCCACCTACCCTTGGCCAGCACCGTGATCCCTATTCTGGTGCCGACACTCTATCTTTGGATGGTCGATACGTTTCCTCTACGCCGCGGAACATGGAGTATAACCTCCGGAACCAAGCATAGTATTGAAGTATGGAAGGGGCTGGATATCGA GGAAGCCATCTTCTTTTTGCTAACAAACACCATGATTGTCTTCGGACACGTCGCATTCGACAATGCCCTGGCCATTCTGGACACGTTTCCCGAGAGATTTAGACACCACACTGGTCTTCCAAGTCCGCCTCTCCTCATTCAAACACTTCTCTTACCCAAAGCCAAGTACGACAAAGAGCGCATCGCTGGGCTTGTCAACGCAACTACTCTTTTAAGTAAGAAAAGTCGGAGTTTCTACCTCGCCAGTGGAGTCTTCGAGGGAAAGCTTCGGATGGATCTCATCCGCCTCTACGCATTTTGCAGGGCCGCTGATGATCTGGTTGACGAAGCCACATCTGTTGATGAGGCAAGGTTGTGGATCGAGAGGCTAGAGCGATTCTTGCAGCTTGCGTTTGGCCAGAAATCATCAACATCCGAGCTTGACGACTATGTCAGGAATCAATTCCCGGAACCGATTCAGCAGGCATTATTACAGCTACCGACGGATTACCTTCCAAACCAGCCGCTCCACGACCTCTTGAAAGGGTTTGAGACCGACTTGCTATTTGCAACAAGCTTTCCAATAGCAACTACCGAAGATCTGGACTTGTATGCGAGCCGTGTGGCGGGAACAGTTGCAGAGCTTTGCAATTGCCTCATACTTTGGCACTATTATCCAGATATATCGGAAGAGTCACGTAGCCGCATTGTGAATGGCGGCGTGCAGATGGGAATTGCTCTCCAGTATGTCAACATGGCACGGGACATCGCAGTGGACGCCGGCATGGGCCGAGTCTACGTTCCGAGTACGTGGTTGAGCGAATCGGGCCTAGAGACTCAAGATGTGGTTCAAACTCCATCCGGATCGTCCGTCGAAGGTTTGCGTCAAAGGCTCCTTGATCGTGCCTTTGCGAAATATGAACTTGCTCGAGGGGCCATTGATGAGCTTCCCCCCGAAGTGAGGGGGCCGATCCGGGTTGCCGTGGAAAGCTACATGGAGATTGGGCGGGTACTAAGAGAACCGGGTTATTCCGTTCGGGCCGGGAAAGCAACTGTGCCCTTGTGGAGGAGGATCAGGGTTGCATGGTCAGCGTTGAACCAGTAG
- a CDS encoding Cupin-7 domain-containing protein, whose product MANENTSKPEELRERADQAAIPYRGPRLPAVPDDLVIPGIFDIECDERLWVPQAPDVWFRPLLFSVSGGYFVNILRVRRSGILSRHRHAGAVHATVLKGRWHYLEHPWWATEGGYAYEPPGDIHTLEVPEDVKEIVTLFHVTGAYIYVDPDGNPVGVEDVFSKLDKARKHYEAVGLGASFADQFVR is encoded by the coding sequence ATGGCAAACGAAAACACCTCCAAGCCGGAAGAGCTCAGAGAGCGTGCCGATCAGGCTGCCATCCCTTATCGCGGGCCACGTCTACCCGCTGTACCTGACGATCTCGTTATCCCCGGCATTTTCGACATTGAATGCGACGAACGTCTTTGGGTCCCCCAAGCTCCAGACGTCTGGTTCCGGCCACTTCTATTCAGCGTCTCGGGCGGTTACTTTGTCAATATCCTCCGTGTACGACGATCCGGCATCCTATCTCGTCATCGCCACGCTGGTGCGGTACACGCCACTGTGCTCAAGGGCCGCTGGCACTATCTCGAACACCCCTGGTGGGCTACTGAAGGCGGCTACGCGTACGAGCCTCCTGGAGATATTCATACGCTTGAGGTGCCGGAGGATGTGAAGGAGATTGTGACGCTGTTCCACGTTACGGGCGCTTATATCTATGTGGACCCTGATGGCAATCCTGTGGGAGTGGAGGATGTATTCAGCAAGTTGGATAAGGCGAGGAAGCATTATGAAGCTGTTGGACTCGGGGCGAGCTTTGCGGACCAGTTTGTGAGATAG
- a CDS encoding Zn(2)-C6 fungal-type domain-containing protein: protein MENPAMAPLAGPSRRPGYTRQRRGCLTCRQRKKKCDQIYPVCSHCSRLNLVCKREPPRPLRSSSPVPSDTAARTDSAMTRTPRIDQQLRGITHLCQPLGLPLSESDDAEAEDLIGSRRAMLRYYTATFAFLITTNLENNCFLSVILPMAFECPPLMYAVSAWASSHLALRDDKFKPLSLRHRGYALARLQESVQQSQLSTEMCLAVTMVLCSMESISEATDSWYPHLTGAAAALAQGPNSVYDPKQAVQVTFEGRWLLRNFAYHDVMMSVSMDRPPLIKGFYWAAADESLPDPYFGFASRLLFLVSETSVLNADFADANGISQTGQTINHGDRSIRARNIEDELQRWVCPSNERGSPLALLGEAYRNAALIHLYRTLRRHVSGYSVVLQAKIKACVEAIVKLSREVSEGCLVECTLLFPLFMAGGEAHEMSEIEAIREKLGDMIRWRKFRNVEACLEILDEVWRRRADGSRRSDQGHVDWVDIVKHRGWKLSIS from the exons ATGGAGAACCCAGCAATGGCCCCTCTCGCAgggccatcgaggaggccaGGGTATACCCGGCAGAGGCGCGGATGCCTGACTTGCCGTCAAAG AAAGAAGAAGTGTGACCAGATCTACCCTGTTTGCAGCCACTGCTCGCGGCTCAACCTGGTCTGCAAGCGTGAACCACCTCGCCCCCTGAGGTCGTCATCGCCTGTGCCATCGGACACGGCGGCCAGAACCGATTCTGCCATGACAAGAACTCCGAGAATAGATCAGCAACTCCGGGGCATAACACACTTGTGTCAGCCTTTGGGTCTGCCGCTCTCGGAGTCGGACGATGCAGAGGCTGAGGACCTGATTGGAAGTAGACGAGCCATGTTGCGATACTACACGGCAACGTTTGCATTCCTAATCACTACCAACCTAGAGAACAACTGCTTCCTATCTG TCATTCTTCCTATGGCATTTGAATGCCCACCCCTTATGTATGCAGTGTCAGCATGGGCCTCGTCCCATCTGGCCTTGCGAGATGACAAGTTCAAGCCCTTGTCTCTACGCCATCGTGGATATGCTCTAGCACGTCTCCAAGAGTCGGTTCAACAAAGTCAGCTCTCGACAGAAATGTGTCTCGCAGTCACAATGGTCCTCTGCTCTATGGAGTCAATATCTGAAGCCACTGACAGCTGGTACCCCCATCTCACGGGCGCAGCTGCAGCTCTAGCACAGGGGCCAAACTCGGTGTATGACCCGAAACAGGCAGTGCAGGTGACGTTTGAGGGGAGATGGCTACTCCGCAATTTTGCGTACCACGATGTCATGATGAGTGTCTCGATGGATCGCCCACCCTTGATTAAAGGCTTCTATTGGGCGGCAGCAGATGAATCTCTACCGGATCCGTACTTTGGCTTCGCGTCACGTCTGCTGTTTCTTGTGTCTGAGACCAGCGTCCTTAATGCTGACTTTGCAGATGCAAATGGCATTTCCCAAACTGGCCAAACCATCAACCATGGTGATCGGTCAATTCGGGCTCGGAATATTGAGGATGAACTTCAACGCTGGGTGTGTCCTTCGAACGAGCGCGGCTCACCACTGGCACTGCTGGGCGAAGCCTACCGTAACGCCGCACTCATTCATCTGTACCGAACCCTCAGGCGCCATGTAAGTGGCTATTCTGTTGTGCTACAGGCCAAGATAAAAGCATgtgttgaagccatcgtcaaacTCAGCCGGGAAGTCTCGGAAGGATGCTTGGTGGAATGCACACTGCTGTTCCCCCTCTTCAtggctggaggagaagcccacGAGATGTccgagatcgaggccatTCGGGAAAAACTCGGTGACATGATTAGGTGGCGAAAATTCCGCAATGTTGAGGCGTGTCTTGAGATACTTGATGAAGTTTGGCGCCGGAGGGCGGATGGCTCGCGGAGGAGTGACCAGGGACATGTGGATTGGGTAGATATTGTGAAACACAGAGGATGGAAGCTTTCGATATCGTAA
- a CDS encoding AA-permease domain-containing protein, protein MKLEILTDPDSGVSKARADDSGKLETQIGEIQSLHNGTTSPDTNEETHRGFKPRHSQMIAIGGAIGTSLFLGTAQVLRVGGPLFLLISYGVLSILVYCIVTGIAEVATYLPVPGGTMAYYGHKYVSRSMGFAMGYLYWYSLGILIPYEFVASTLLIDFWGPAVSPAVWITVIYAVIVLLNFFPVRVFGECEFWSAGMKIILILGLIFLSIVLFFGGGPNHDPLYFRYWKNPGPVNTHIVKGDAGRLVALLQSFVLASFAFVLAPEQLIVTAGEMQSPRYNLPRAARRYVWRLVILFMPSVLGIGVVCMSNDPALSASGTASSPFVIAIRNAGIPVLDSVVNAMILLSAITAGNAFLYSASRNLYSLAKAGNAPAIFKRCNSYGLPYFSVAITACLGGLAYLSLSSSSLTVFNWLINITNTSGYVSWICCGIIYVQYRKAIVHHKLESPYRSRLQPWGMYFGSAGSVVLLLINGFTVFFPSEWSVTTFLTAYIGIPAFLLIYFGHRFYYRDDEWVRKPEDIDMYEGMDEVLAAERPPPARGQISKRLWALIE, encoded by the coding sequence ATGAAACTGGAAATCCTCACAGATCCTGACTCTGGCGTTTCGAAAGCCAGAGCTGATGATTCTGGAAAGCTCGAAACCCAAATCGGCGAAATACAGAGCCTACACAATGGCACCACGTCCCCCGACACGAACGAAGAAACACATCGAGGCTTCAAGCCCCGACACTCTCAGATGATTGCAATTGGAGGTGCCATTGGTACTTCTCTATTCCTGGGAACTGCTCAAGTTCTCCGTGTGGGCGGGCCTCTCTTCCTGCTCATCTCCTACGGCGTCTTGTCTATCCTAGTGTACTGCATTGTCACTGGCATCGCCGAAGTCGCAACATACCTCCCTGTGCCCGGCGGTACAATGGCATACTACGGCCATAAGTACGTGTCTCGAAGCATGGGGTTTGCCATGGGATATCTATACTGGTACTCCCTAGGCATCTTGATCCCATACGAGTTCGTCGCTTCGACCCTTCTCATCGACTTCTGGGGCCCTGCTGTCAGTCCTGCTGTTTGGATCACCGTCATTTACGCCGTCATCGTCCTTCTCAACTTCTTTCCTGTACGGGTATTTGGCGAGTGCGAGTTTTGGAGCGCTGGGATGAAGATCATACTTATCCTTGGCTTGatcttcctctccatcgtTCTATTCTTTGGAGGAGGGCCGAACCACGACCCCCTGTACTTTCGATACTGGAAGAACCCTGGACCCGTCAATACCCATATTGTGAAAGGAGATGCAGGTCGCCTCGTCGCACTTCTTCAGTCCTTTGTACTGGCCTCGTTCGCCTTCGTCCTGGCTCCCGAGCAACTCATCGTTACTGCGGGCGAGATGCAGTCGCCGCGTTACAACTTGCCCCGTGCAGCCCGACGCTACGTCTGGCGTCTGGTCATTCTCTTCATGCCTAGCGTCTTGGGGATTGGCGTGGTCTGTATGTCCAACGACCCTGCCCTCTCTGCATCTGGAACAGCGAGTTCTCCCTTTGTCATTGCCATTCGCAACGCCGGGATCCCGGTCCTTGACAGCGTCGTCAATGCCATGATTCTTCTTTCAGCCATCACCGCCGGAAATGCCTTCCTGTATTCTGCGTCCCGGAATCTTTATtctctggccaaggctggcaacGCCCCGGCAATCTTCAAAAGATGCAACAGTTACGGTCTTCCCTACTTTTCGGTTGCTATCACGGCCTGTCTTGGTGGTCTAGCCTACCTGTCTCTCTCCAGTAGCAGTCTTACTGTCTTCAACTGGTTGATCAATATCACAAACACGTCCGGTTACGTCAGCTGGATCTGCTGTGGTATCATCTACGTTCAGTATCGCAAGGCGATCGTCCATCACAAACTGGAGTCTCCGTACCGTTCCCGGTTGCAACCTTGGGGCATGTACTTTGGCTCTGCCGGCTCTGTCGTCTTGCTGTTGATCAATGGGTTTACCGTGTTTTTCCCCTCTGAATGGTCTGTGACCACGTTTCTTACTGCCTATATCGGTATCCCGGCCTTTTTGCTCATCTATTTTGGCCACCGCTTTTACTACCGGGATGACGAATGGGTTAGAAAGCCGGAGGACATTGACATGTATGAAGGAATGGATGAGGTACTCGCCGCAGAGAGGCCACCTCCTGCTCGAGGCCAGATCAGCAAGAGATTGTGGGCGTTGATCGAGTAG
- a CDS encoding Manganese lipoxygenase — translation MVLTGVSLPQLPVTVPAAPKPDAILKQPSLEERKKDASIGVQDVPFADIDPGVFNSELVKLKIYAKPDQKNLAQKPELGGGNIEEGTYAGTQAALTHAYSRIERSYESYFDVLQVEPTLPRYVDLSQKKQIYKYSAYPKNPDGTDAQYPPHLQSIPSADQVSELKIFNALGLVETGLMIKQIIPDNFAGKTARWLLSLKNGDISGAPDQGPKIEDYVEYNKKHRKSGTDIEQGANIGLLPDWFGDRRFAEQSFTGTNPTTIEKVSKDLLTEFIDTAKRDGWDYWAKTLPQIDPKSLFMQDTRYFRKAFGAKPDEELKHKEPASDDNWACSAVTLFQLHDDGKLHPIAIVCDYKVSMKNSVTIFNQRKSPADSSDKEKNDWAWRYAKTCAQVSDWIRHEVSVHLTRAHMIEESLIVATHRTIPMEHIVFKILQPHWYKTLSLNAAARSTLVPQVIKDLVGVNPDYLYRFVRYEFENFDYVKSYIPNDLSNRGFPNTAEGLADKKYKNYAYAKNMLSMWKAIRKYVMSMLLMYYDKNTADKMVKEDKYVQDWCKEVQTNGWIKTFPNIQTLDQLCDALTMSIHIAAPFHTAVNYLQNFYQAFVLSKPPALCDALPKSLAELKAYTEKSLVDALPIGRQREWLLAVQVPWLLSFKVPSDRSLVSFAQSQWRAQVGNSPEAQAVRNISEMFYLDLKKLDVEFLVTSKGMDEGSIPYMVMDPDNTAVSILI, via the exons ATGGTTCTCACTGGCGTCTCTCTTCCCCAGCTGCCGGTGACTGTGCCGGCAGCTCCCAAGCCTGATGCCATCCTGAAGCAGCCTTCACTTgaggagcgcaagaaggaTGCCAGCATTGGTGTCCAGGATGTTCCCTTTGCCGACATCGACCCCGGTGTATTCAACAGCGAGCtagtcaagctcaagattTATGCGAAGCCGGATCAAAAGAACTTGGCTCAAAAGCCAGAGTTGGGTGGAGGTAACATTGAGGAGGGCACCTACGCTGGCACGCAGGCCGCTCTTACGCACGCTTACAGCCGCATTGAGAGAAG CTACGAGTCGTATTTCGACGTGTTGCAAGTTGAACCAACTCTGCCTCGATACGTAGATCTCTCCCAGAAGAAGCAAATCTACAAGTACTCAGCCTACCCCAAGAACCCCGATGGCACAGATGCCCAGTACCCTCCCCATCTTCAAAGCATCCCATCCGCAGACCAAGTCTCCGAGCTCAAGATCTTCAATGCTCTCGGTCTCGTTGAGACTGGCTTGATGATCAAGCAGATCATTCCTGACAACTTTGCCGGCAAGACTGCAAGGTGGCTGCTCAGCCTGAAGAATGGAGACATCAGTGGTGCTCCTGACCAAGGCCCCAAGATTGAGGATTATGTCGAGTACAACAAGAAGCACCGCAAGTCTGGCACCGATATTGAGCAGGGCGCCAACATTGGCCTTCTTCCTGACTGGTTTGGTGATCGTCGTTTCGCGGAGCAGTCTTTCACCGGCACCAACCCTACGACCATCGAGAAGGTGTCGAAGGACCTATTGACCGAATTCATTGATACTGCCAAGCGCGATGGATGGGACTACTGGGCTAAGACTCTGCCCCAGATTGATCCCAAATCCCTCTTCATGCAAGATACTCGCTACTTCCGCAAGGCATTCGGTGCCAAGCCTgatgaggagctcaagcaCAAGGAGCCGGCTTCTGATGACAACTGGGCCTGCTCCGCCGTGACGCTCTTCCAACTTCACGATGACGGCAAGTTGCATCCGATTGCTATTGTCTGTGACTACAAGGTCAGCATGAAGAACTCGgtcaccatcttcaaccaacGCAAGTCTCCGGCCGATTCCtccgacaaggagaagaacgaCTGGGCTTGGAGATACGCAAAGACATGCGCTCAAGTCTCAGACTGGATTCGTCATGAGGTCAGCGTTCACTTGACTCGTGCGCACATGATTGAAGAGTCATTGATCGTGGCTACTCACCGGACTATTCCCATGGAGCACATCGTCTTCAAGATTCTCCAGCCACATTGGTACAAGACGCTTTCACTCAACGCGGCCGCAAGAAGCACACTTGTGCCGcaggtcatcaaggacctTGTTGGCGTCAACCCCGACTACTTGTACCGCTTCGTGCGCTACGAATTCGAGAACTTTGACTATGTCAAGAGCTACATCCCCAACGACCTCTCTAACCGTGGATTCCCCAACACTGCCGAAGGTCTGGCGGACAAGAAGTACAAGAACTACGCCTACGCCAAGAACATGCTCTCCATGTGGAAGGCCATCCGCAAGTATGTTATGAGCATGCTCCTGATGTACTATGACAAGAATACAGCGgacaagatggtcaaggaagACAAGTACGTCCAGGACTGGTGCAAGGAGGTCCAGACCAACGGTTGGATCAAGACCTTCCCCAATATTCAGACCCTGGATCAGCTTTGTGATGCGCTCACAATGTCTATCCACATCGCAGCTCCGTTCCATACCGCTGTCAACTATCTCCAGAACTTCTATCAGGCTTTTGTGCTCTCCAAGCCACCGGCCCTGTGCGACGCCTTGCCAAAGTCCCTAGCGGAGCTCAAGGCCTACACAGAGAAGAGTCTAGTGGATGCTCTACCAATTGGTCGACAGAGGGAGTGGCTACTGGCGGTGCAAGTTCCCTGGCTCCTCAGTTTCAAGGTGCCCAGTGACCGTAGTCTGGTCAGCTTTGCCCAGTCTCAGTGGCGAGCACAGGTTGGAAACAGCCCGGAGGCTCAGGCGGTTCGCAACATCAGCGAAATGTTTTACCTCGACTtgaagaagcttgatgtAGAGTTCCTTGTTACCAGCAAGGGAATGGATGAGGGCAGCATTCCTTACATGGTGATGGACCCTGACAACACGGCCGTGTCCATTCTTATTTGA
- a CDS encoding Cupin-2 domain-containing protein: MPESKIISDQSTKVTKATATFTGQVFSNIMHLDKSAGIASVTFTPCARTHWHTHVEGQMIHVLSGSGWICDKGGKARRIRAGDTIWASPGTTHWHGADDESVMTHLVMVTGETNWHEPVTEEEYKIREI; the protein is encoded by the coding sequence ATGCCGGAATCGAAAATTATTTCCGACCAAAGCaccaaggtcaccaaggCTACAGCCACTTTTACTGGCCAGGTGTTTTCCAACATCATGCATCTCGACAAAAGCGCCGGTATTGCCAGCGTCACATTCACGCCATGTGCTCGAACGCACTGGCATACTCACGTTGAGGGGCAAATGATCCATGTGCTCTCGGGTAGTGGGTGGATTTGCGACAAGGGAGGCAAAGCCAGGCGGATCAGGGCCGGCGATACTATCTGGGCCTCACCTGGGACGACTCATTGGCATGGGGCTGATGATGAGTCTGTCATGACACATCTTGTCATGGTTACTGGTGAAACGAATTGGCATGAGCCCGTCACTGAGGAGGAGTACAAGATACGGGAAATATGA
- a CDS encoding Bac-luciferase domain-containing protein — MATQDIPGAEKPPKKQILLNAFDMSTVGHLSVGHWKDPADRSATKRKLTYWVELAKLLERGGISGLFLADTNGGFDIYGGTVEESIRKAVQWPVTDPSIPITAMAAVTKNLTFGITASTSFETPFVLAKRFSTLDHMTDGRIGWNIVTSWKKSAFNAIGIDPIEHDQRYAQADEYMRTLYKLWEGSWADDALQPDPTTDTYIDPSKVRHINHQGEYYKLSTRHIVDPSPQRTPFLFQAGASAEGIDFAATHAEGIFVSSPSPELLRIQIEKNRKIAAEKGRDPSSLKFYLSFTPILGKTDQEAQDKYQELRKHASPVGGLVLFSGWTRIDMSKYSLDEDISKIDSDEGRKLSNMFKPTVETPIWTPRLIGIRAAMSQISPSAVGSPSSVADVMENWINIADVDGFNLGYVTSPGSFEDVVDLLVPELRRRGIYPEAVEPGLTARERVYGKGQAGLRDDHIGSKYKYEVYQEEEPFVAHGEPWGLDGWDLASELDSRR; from the exons ATGGCGACTCAAGACATCCCGGGGGCTGAAAAGCCACCCAAGAAGCAGATTCTGCTAAATGCCTTTGACATGTCAACAGTCGGCCATCTCTCGGTCGGACATTGGAAA GACCCGGCTGATAGATCAGCAACAAAGCGCAAGCTGACCTACTGGGTCGAGCTGGCAAAACTTCTCGAAAGGGGTGGGATCAGTGGCCTCTTCCTTGCGGACACAAACGGAGGATTTGACATTTATGGCGGAACCGTCGAGGAAAGCATCAGAAAGGCTGTCCAGTGGCCTGTGACCGACCCATCCATA CCGATTACAGCCATGGCGGCGGTGACCAAGAATCTCACATTCGGCATTACGGCGTCAACCTCTTTCGAAACTCCGTTCGTTCTAGCAAAGAGGTTTTCCACGCTGGATCATATGACGGATGGGCGTATTGGCTGGAACATCGTCACATCGTGGAAAAAGTCTGCATTCAACGCCATTGGCATTGATCCGATTGAGCATGACCAGCGATATGCACAGGCTGACGAGTATATGAGAACACTGTACAA GTTATGGGAAGGTTCGTGGGCTGATGACGCGCTGCAACCCGATCCGACCACAGACACATACATCGATCCGTCTAAAGTCCGCCACATCAACCATCAGGGCGAGTATTACAAGTTATCCACTCGACATATCGTGGATCCCTCTCCTCAACGAACGCCGTTCCTATTCCAGGCGGGCGCGTCAGCCGAAGGAATCGACTTTGCCGCCACCCATGCAGAGGGCATCTTCGTTTCATCACCTTCGCCGGAGCTTTTACGGATCCAGATTGAGAAGAACCGCAAGATTGCAGCCGAAAAGGGACGCGACCCAAGTTCCTTAAAGTTCTACCTCTCCTTCACTCCTATTCTGGGCAAGACGGACCAAGAAGCCCAGGATAAGTATCAGGAGCTCAGGAAGCACGCGAGTCCCGTTGGCGGCTTGGTTCTTTTCAGCGGATGGACCCGTATTGACATGTCGAAATACTCACTCGATGAGGATATCAGTAAGATAGACTCTGATGAGGGCAGGAAGCTGTCCAACATGTTCAAGCCCACAGTCGAGACACCCATCTGGACGCCTCGTCTCATCGGCATAAGAGCTGCCATGAGCCAAATCTCACCGTCTGCTGTGGGATCTCCATCAAGTGTAGCGGACGTAATGGAGAACTGGATCAATATTGCTGATGTGGATGGTTTCAATCTTGGATATGTCACGTCGCCCGGTTCCTTTGAGGATGTCGTGGACTTGCTTGTTCCAGAGCTTCGGAGGCGTGGCATCTACCCGGAGGCAGTTGAGCCTGGATTGACGGCACGGGAGAGGGTCTATGGAAAGGGCCAAGCTGGGTTGAGGGATGACCATATCGGGAGCAAGTACAAGTATGAGGTAtaccaggaggaggagccattTGTTGCGCATGGTGAGCCATGGGGACTAGACGGATGGGACCTGGCATCGGAACTTGATTCCCGTAGATAG